A window of Rosa rugosa chromosome 7, drRosRugo1.1, whole genome shotgun sequence genomic DNA:
CCTTTTGGCTTCCATTGTATGAACTCAATTGATTGGTGTCCCAAATGAACCTCTCAACCTTAAAAAAGTAAGTAAACTAAGAATTCGatcataatttttattttattatattttattattttatttttagggtccttgacccaaatcACCAAAATTAGCCAAACTTAACCCATTTActccagcaacaaatttttattcccagtTACCTTTTTTCAAGCAAAATAACAGTTTTGCCCTTAatataattaataaactacatttTATGCCACTCATCTCTCTCCCCCAGCaccacacactctctctctccagacgccggcttttctctctctccccttcacTCCCTCCTCGTCGGAGTTGATGTCAACCGGCCAGCTTCCTCCCGTCATTCGTACCCCGCGCCAACAAGCTAGACCTCTCGGATCTCCGACTTATCACGACGAAGACCTCAGGCTGCTCTGAATCGAATTCCGGCAAGCTCCGTTCGTTTCCACCGGCAAAGGAATTGTAGCCAGATCCGAAGATGTGCTTTATAGAATCAACACTGAAAATTCCAGGCGCCGTGGCTCCAGTGCGACTCAAAGTTCGGCTTATTCTCTACCACCGGCCTCGTCAAGCTCGGCTCCGGAGTGAGATTTCCAGATATGTGCAACGCCAATTTCTGGGTTTCCTgcgatttggtgcccagagaaatttttgggtgcccaaatcagattttttttttttttttaagtaatggggcagaagaaaaaaaaaaatttgaatgtctattggggggcaatagacgtctattagagggcaatagatgttttgaattgatataatctttttttttttctttaatcaaagttttatctgtctaaatttagggagattaattctcattctagcaactgaaagtcctattggagggtagtacatggctgatagacgtctattggggggcaatagacgtctattaggggcaatagacgtctattgcccccccccaataggggcaataaacattttcGGTGAGGTTTTCATAAAAGTCCGGTGAGCGGCGGCCGGTGAACGGAATCTGGTGAAaattgaccggattccggcgaccggtgacggggctACGGCGatgtctcctatggtttctctctcttccatttttttctctctctaagtaaaatggtattaaaaaaatataaaaaacaaaaaaaaatcttgatggggtattagggaagatctccttagagtgttttgggtaagagataattaaaaaaacttaatggggtaagtgagaaaaaaaatctctaaaaatagtgtaaatggacaaaaacccttatttttattttttattttttgcaaaaaaagaattaataacCTTAAAGAGGCTGCTTCATCATCATAATTTTTTCAACCCTCTAGCAATGTTTACTATTATACATCCATATTTTGCATAACCTTTACTCTTTCTCCTTTTCAATTATAGTCGATAAAGACTAATCTTTCTATGACATTATTGTTTGGATAACCATTTTGTCATTTTACATTATGTAATGATGTATGAGAAAATGTGAGTTTCTTCATTGATTACAAAAATCGAACTGAGTAGCCTGCATGCATTGCATACAGTAACTTAGCAATATGCTTGTGCCTATACAAAATAAAGTATTTATCTATAtttaaaagaaaacataagCACATATAGTGTATGTTAATTTGGGTTGTTATAGAATGCTGCCCGTGTAACTTTTATCCGATTAACGTTTACTTACTATGTTTGAGAGGacataaagagagagaaatatttGTCTTTGAGTATTTGGAAGAGCACCTTGCATCTGCAGGGACAATTTTATCCGTACACGTCGCAGCAGATGATGAAACCTTTAACACCATTCTACAGTTCTTCAGAGGCAGCCACTCGAGAAACAGCGGGCTGCAACAAAAACCACTCTCTGTAGAATAAGTGGTTTCTTCAACAGAAATTCCCGAAGAATTATTTGGCTACCCACGACgtaaagaaataaaattaaaaatgtcTCAGATACAAGCTTAAAATGCTAAGTTAATGGCCATTATTCTGTCCAAAAATTAATATGACAATTTTGGCCGtgtgtgaatatatatatatatatatatatatatatatatatatatatatattaacatgCACTTGTCCGTTTGTACACTTAATGAATTGTCAGTCTAATTTCTTTAGGAAAATTAACTAATACCCGAACGATTACGTCTGGTCTGTTTTTTGAGAGGTGATGGATGTTGACATAAAAATCATTAGATGACATATGAGGCAATCTAAGGAATTTATAGAAAGGATAGAGGTGTTGGATTTAGTTTCATCGATCaccttttcatttttagaaCCCTAGCTTGCTTTTGGGATCGAATCAGAAACTAATCCACTTTCTTACCCGAAATATAATTCGAGAGACGttacatttttttaattattcatttgttTACCTATATTCCATTAAGTTATAGACAAGTTGAAGCTGAAGCATGTGTAATATGGATTATGGAATAACAAATCTAATTGAACGTACTTGACTAATTACTCTCTCCAGGAGAACAAAGAAACTTATGCATGCCGAAAAAGTTATTTTAAAGTTTCACTAATTACACATGCATCCTTCATCATAATTAAAATACTTGTAATTATGGTCGCTTTGAACCTAAACAAAAGTCCAAAGAACATAGGCCTACCCAGAAAGAGCCCTAGAGATAGCATTTTGTGACATCCATGCATGCCAATTATTCCTCGATCGATCATCATGTTAATTTTTGGGGACCCAATatgataaaattgacatttcaGTGCATGGGTCTTGAATTCTTTCACAGTTTTTTCCTATATACCAGTCATAATTCTGTCCGGAAAGTAAAAGGCACATTTGATTATGAACTATGAAGGGACAAGGGAGCTGTTTATTGTGGTTTCTTATGTAGATACATATCTCTGTGTTCTGCATAATTATAAGCCTTTTTGACTAtgctttttcattttataaggAAGCATTAACCTTTTAAGCCCCGGTTATATGATCCCTGTCTCGATCAGCAATAAGCGTATACAATTTCCTATTCTAAGGCCTATACTACTAGAAAAAGCATCTGCTTGTTTATAATTGGAGGACTTTACGACCTTAAATTAGAGCTTTGATGTTCGACAAGCACCCAAGAAGATCACAAGAAGATCGAGAAAATAGACAGACATCGAGACGTATAGTATTGTGTTGGGCCTCTTGGAAATGATATAAATTGTTTGAGTTGTGCTGACCCATATGTTGGTCTTCAGTCCTGAAGCCTGAAAGACTTATGAGGGCAAATATGAAAAAGCCCATAAATCTGAGTTCAACCCATTAGCATGAAAATGCTACATGCGAATTATAATGTTTGAGAATTCAAACTTAGAACTTGACCATGTACAGCGAAATATCGCTATTCAACTATAAGAATACAAAAGTGAAAATAAAAGTTAGTTAACCTTTGATATGAACTCGCAAGATGAAGTTTGATCATCTATTTGAAATCGACTCTGATCCCTTGATCTACATAAGTTCATTTTATTCCGATGACTATTTCTTCGTTTCTTCATCATTTTTAGAAACCGTCCATTTTTGTGACAAATATTTTTGTAACTATGCCAGGTGATGGTTCACGATGAAAATATTTGTACTTCAGCCATACGATCTTTGTTCACGATGATAAAATGCAAGATCGTCTAAATTCCTAGCTTGCCTGTTTTCCCGACCACTATCATCATACTAACTACAAGATATAGTTTTACTTTATAAATATCCGCTTGTGAGCTGGACTTATAATTTCGCTGGTTGGTGAATGGTACTAATTTCAAATTTGACTAACTAAGTTATGTTGCCTTTGGggatttattattcaaaagtcAACTTTATCATATAGTTCAACTATATATATTATGTAGTTCGGGCCGGGGGAAAAAAATTGAAGTCAACTACTTCTAGATAACGTGACTAATCCCAAATCTGAAAGCTTGACTAACAAAAATCGAAGGACAACCGATTTTGCACTGATTAATTAAAAGTAAGAACTGAGGTTTGATGTCCAACCATAAACTCCACTAAGAAAAAAGAATGGTATAGAGTAgaggtttcttcttcttttttttggtcgaatTACTTATTTCATTCCATTACTAGATGGTTGGTATTGCATTACAGCTTTGTGGGTTATATGCAGCCACAAATAGGCTCATGCACCGTGCTATTCTATGTAAAATAGTCAGCCACCATATTCCTTTCACAAtgagggcacgtttacttacttggaatgtgagggaatgattacgggaTATAAAATTATTcctacgtttactaacacataaaggaatggGAATGATTCTGGTTAAAAGTATtcttgtgtttactaacacatgaaggaatcgaaATAGATGTAAGTCTCACCTCCTTATAatgaatcgattcctgaatactcataAATTTGATTACAAATGAGagagatgagtttaggaatcaataccgattcctttatTTTCTAATTCTAGTTGTCTCCGATtaatgattattttccattccaagtaagtatacGTGTCATGAGTGTAATTTGATAGAATTGTAATAAGAGgtactcttcttctttttccagtTAAAAGTCGTAttatttgattttgaaatttatGAACGGAACCAAACTAAGAAAGGCCACGATCAATACCCTAAGCATTAATGTTACACATAAGGCTTCTAAAGTCAAATCGGGAGCCCACACTAGACTTCCCCTCCGAGCACGTAACTGATCTGCGCGTCGCTTCCATTTGACTATCATAACTCGAAACCTAATCAATTAAAGAACCAGATTCTTCCAGAATCTAATCTGCTACTCTCCCACATTCCAGCTGCTCTCTACAGCACTTACTGACAGCCGTATGATACCATTCGTTGATAACACTCCGATGTTGACCCACGCATTATTTCCCAGTATGCTTTCGGCCGCTAAGCATAAAGTTACTTCAGCTTCCTGTGAAATTGTTGACCTCTTAGTATTTATTTGCTACACtataaaaacaaatatataaaaCATTACACTTCTCCCTTTCCATTTTATATTGAAAGTCCTCCTCAATGCTTTGTAATTCTTTAGGGCTGAATAAATTAAGCAGACTTGAAAGTCCCGGTCAATAAAGGCTTAGAATTCTGAACAATATTATAGAACAAGTTGTAGTAGGTGCAAGTTCCTGGGGACGATGCCAGTCATGCCACCCAATACATTTTTGGATCTCCTGATCTTGGAGAAATAATATTGGAACCTAGCTAGTATGATGACAATATCTATATGCATTGCACtaagaatatatataataattccaaaaaaggaaaaatggaaATTGGATTTGGCTAACaatttatttttgtcattttaattaCAACATGGGTACAAGttttaatttataatttatagTCTTGGACCTTTGGCACTATGTTTGGGGTCGTATTATTCTTTACTCATCATTAATATCACAAGCATAGTCTTCCAACTCAAATTGAGTTCTAAATcttattcaaaaaagaaaataaagaaaacttgagaaagaaaatatacgTAGCCTTAGAAATCATCAATTTCAAGAGGGTGAGGGTATCTGTCTTATGCAATTAGTATAAAATCTCCTTGGTATTAGTACATTTGTAATTAGAGAAACCCTAGAATTGGAAAAAAAACCCAACACACTGAAACGTTGAATCATGCAATTAGTAAGTTTTGTAACAAAACTTAGTAAGTTTTGTAACAAAACTCTGCTTAATTAATCATAGAAGCTTCACCTAAGAAATTACGACTCACCTGGAAAGGCAGCGCGTGATCCGACGTGGCCCCCCGGCACGCCATCCATGACCGGAAGCTGTCGTCAGCCCTGACCCATTCACCCTAACTCCCTAAGTGCCCAGTGGAAACTTCCACCGATGGTGGACCCCACTTTTCCATCATAGTCTTTGTCTTTCAGCTCTTGATGCTCACGACACCTTCTCGGATAGAGCCgatctccctttctctctcattTATAAACTCTCTGAGCTCccaactctccctctctctctcttcaccgATATCCCACCTCAGGTTAAGCCTCCCCCACTATGAATCACTCCCCTCGGTTTTTATCCCACGCCGTCAAACATGTTGCCGCTACTCTCTTCTTGATCCTACTCCTCTCACCGGAAACTCTAGCTCAGCCTACTCCCGACCAGCGAGATGACCCCTATCGCTACCAGAAGTTCAGCCCCTCGATGGCGGTCATCATCGTGGTCCTCGTCGCCGCCCTCTTCCTCATGGGCTTCTTCTCCATCTACATCCGCCACTGCTCCGAACCCCAGCCCGGCAGCGTCCGCGCCGGCGGGACCATCACCGGTCGCTCCAGACGCGGCGCTGCGCGTGGACTCGACTCCAGCGTCATCGACACGTTCCCGACCTTGGAGTACAAAGTCGTCAAGGGTTTGAAAATAGGTAAGGGAGCGTTGGAGTGCGCCGTGTGCTTGAACGAGTTTGAGGACGATGAGACGCTGCGTTTGATTCCCAAGTGCGATCATGTGTTTCATCCCGAGTGTATTGACGAGTGGTTGGCTTCTCATACTACGTGTCCGGTTTGCCGGGCCAATCTAGAGCCTCAGGCCGATGACCCGGTCGTCGAACTCGGTGAGTTGACCGCCCATGACGACGTCGAAGCCCAACACGAGGTCGACTGTGACTCGGCACCGGACCACCACAACAGTGATGGACAGCAGGAAGAAGTGGACCCTGAGGTAGTGAACGTGAACCAGACTTTGAATAGGAACCGCACGCGTGGAAGATCGAGCCGGTTCCGCCGGTTGTTTCCCCGGTCTCACTCGACCGGGCACTCTTTGGTCCAACCGGGCGAGGACACGGAGCGGTTCACTTTGAGACTACCGGTCGAGGTGAGAAAACAGATCATCAACCGGAAGCTACACCGGTCCACTAGTGTGTTGGTGTTGCCGAGAGAAGGGAGTTCACGGCGCGGCCCCCGAATGGGGGACAGTGGTAGCAACAATAGAGTGAGGAGCTATAAGCGGCTCGAGCCATTGGACCGGACATTTAAATCGGAACGGTGGGTTTTTTCGAGGGCGCCATCATTTCTAACGAGGATGTTGTCCGTTAAGTCACCGAAGGTGGCGGTCAACGTGGGTGAGGGACCTTCGGCTCAACCCACCGAGCCGGTTTTTACGAGGAGCGGCTCGGTTCGGCCGGCAGTTTAATGTATTTGGTCcttattaaatttatttttatttattgtcaCGGTAtaggttgatttattaaatgtCTATAAGGTTTTGTATCTTATTGTTACatattattaatgaaatttaATTTCTAAATTAATATACTCTTTGTACCAATCCTAATTCCTAACACACTAATGATCTATCCAATGTAACAAAGctgggttatatatatatatatatatatatatatatatatatatatatatatatattttattaagaagaacttcattaataatgaactgcttgatacgctcaaagcaagcgcataatttaaccctgaaaacatcgttagtagtataagcaaatagggatcgttctattccggggattgagggtacacctgtcattgtcaaaaaaaacaaataaagaattaaaataataaagtaaaaagtattatgtacaaaaataaaataaagaataaaaatatatacaagttaatataaaaaggggggttttgagattatagaattggaattaaaattaaatgaaataaagaaagtgtaaaaacacatatacaagggtggaacacaagaaacaaagatcaaaactacaatcatatgaatgaaatccaattacaattcctatagttgattatctatgtcatgagaaataagttgaccatgtgaaacattcgaagcaaatgatttcccatattttactttccttgaatatttaatctaagtgaaagcacctaaattaaacctattgaacatgcaatcatagtctagaaaactagctaatcaagaacacattcaatgcatgaagaacaaagaaaggatgtcaaccaaagtgcacaacctagtatgaaaaagtccatctatttgcaatcctccttaattgatttcgacttttgtccaaagcctttactacttaaatctagcaccaattacatgcatatatcctaagttggccatcaaagaacacatacatataaaagttttccataatccaaaatcaattaagcaatctcacataagcaacataaaaatcaacataaagaaatcacaatttttattcaaacatagaaattgggcttaaactttgcccttaatgttattgttaactagaaacaaattcctacgaaattaaataaggaaaaagaatgaattacaccgtgagttggagatggagatggagtgcttgaaacgttgaaatcttgaatcttggaagcaagccttcaaggtggacgatggaggatatgatattcccggctccttcttcttcttcttcttcttacttgaaaacgcagaattttgcaactagagaatggagagaaaaatggaatggaaatggagagacaaagaagatgaaatggatgaatgAATGtacttagagtgagaggagaatgtgtttatatagggaagaaaaagaagagtgaaatgataaatggaagaaaaataatgaaagtggtttgtaaaatatggaaaagatggagtaatgatgaaatgaaagcaaggcatgaaggtgcagaagtatggaagtgatgatgatctattggagcagaaaaatatatccaaggaaaaagagaaaagcatctagctttcttcatgtgggtaggaaacttgaacatgtggtgttgagctgttttaggtcagtttctgcccttttattccttcaattatttctccaacaggaattcagttttggctcgtgacttcttcatatgaaatgatctaccatgagtgtagatcattttggtaaaatttcagaatttatctccatgcctttgggctggaaatgctgctggacctcttacaggtccagttttccagttttgcttctgcaggaaattgggctgactgtttgaaggccttccactcaattatagctctggcactcttcataagaaatgatccttaggatgtgtagaatggatctggaaagtttcagctcatttgaagttcatttggtccggcggccgctccttcttccttgcttggcttggtttctcctagccggagtaggaaaatgtgtaaaattgacattttagtacatttccatttttctccaccatttataggtaagtgtggacctaatgctcatttcaccatcatttactccaatgtacctaagaaaatagaaattgagttaaaaatcgattcgttaaggaattaactaagcaaaatgtgaggaattaactattaaaataccactttaaaatgctcctatcactgcttacaacgagttttaggtAACATTTCTTACACAAAAATGatcactagacttcacactgaaaCTCTAAAAGGACTGACTCAAGGAGCCAAAAGAAGCCCCCATTccaaacttgcactacaactatATGACCAAGACAACAAGCGCAAGAGCAGTGAAGCCTTGACATCTCACCTCTCATCCAGCTAATAAGATCCTTGaactagacaactcacttgtgtcaacactaactcgaTAATTTATAcgtgataatttttttttactcgATAATTTGTGAAAGCTTAGCTAGCTTTGTTCCTCAAGCTTAGGTATGTAGGCGCGCAGTTTCttataaagaaaaattaatgcAATGCATGTATTAATGAAAAGGACATCAATAATTCTCATGCTTcttaagaggtcaggagttcgagccccattaagggtgggaatggggtggggtttaaaaaaaaaaaaaaaaaaactcagctACGGAAATGTTAGATAAAAATTAGGAGAAAATGGGGTTGTGATGAAACTACGGGTGGATTCACTCTCTTTTTACTTTTGTTTTCAACAATATTAAATCTAATCGTCTTGTAATTTCGCTAATATATTCGATCTATTTATTATATTATCTGTAATTACCTACCTCTGCATAATGTATATCTGTAGTACAATTcgatccatatacattcataaATTCATATCTGTGGAATGGCATACAATTCCATATCAAATCTTGCAACTTTTCAAAACTAAATTTGCGCCACTATCTAATTCTTCAGGCGTCAGTGCATTTGAGACTTTGAAACCAAgtgtttgaatatatatattatacttCAGAAGATGAGAAGTTACCGATCACCTTCCATTTTAGCACATATTCCTGTCTTCCACTTCAAGGAAAAGCTTAGATAATTCTTGGCTTTGCTTCTTTGACCACAAAATGCCATCACAATTGCACTTGAGCTTAGAATATTGACCCTTTTCAAGTCCTTCACAAACAGCCATTGATCGAGCCAATAATTCTTAGCTCATCACTTCCAACTGCTCCTCATTGTTTGGCTATACTTTAGCTAGCTACAAGTTTTGCCCCAATAACTTGTCACATTTAAGTTGTGAATAATGCTCAGAAAGTGTTGccgagaaagaaagaaagtgtATAACTAATCCACAACTACCTAACAAACTACACTTACATTATATGCTTGTAAACATGGGTAAGGTTATATAGATCGACATAGAGTGACAATGACAGATATAGACACTTGGACCATGTCTACTCACTACACtcttttaattaattgattagCTTCAATAATACAATTATCTAATGATAACATGTTAATTTAATGGAAAAATTATATGCACAAGTTggagcaatttttttttttaaaaagacaaaagaaaaaaagaaagacgattcattcaaaatgaagcAAAATTGCACacaatctattttttttttttttttgagaagacaCACAATCACTTCTACGGGAACATTGAAAGTAGCTTATACCTAAAGACCTGCTCAAACCAGTGATAGCACAAATGCAAAGTAAAAGGTACAAATTCTAAAACCGATTATAGTAAAAAGAACTCATGGCTCATAGCATCTTAGGATGTCTCTGCTAAATAAAAACCGAAACAATAGGGCCAAGAAACCCGTAAAAAGACCATAGAGGCCTAAACACCATCTAGTTTAACAAACTTGAGATGGCCATCATAGCACAAAAAACCAAACTTGTTGAGCCACATCTCTACACCAGCCCTTTAGCTCCATCCAACCGCCGCGAATGCAACGACCGCCGTCCGCCAACCAAATCATCATGTAACCCTACTTCCAAACGTTTTCGGATTCGAACTAACGCTAACCCGATTCGAATCCGACACGTTGGGCCGTAGCACCTCAGTGAGAGAAAAT
This region includes:
- the LOC133720529 gene encoding E3 ubiquitin-protein ligase ATL31-like is translated as MNHSPRFLSHAVKHVAATLFLILLLSPETLAQPTPDQRDDPYRYQKFSPSMAVIIVVLVAALFLMGFFSIYIRHCSEPQPGSVRAGGTITGRSRRGAARGLDSSVIDTFPTLEYKVVKGLKIGKGALECAVCLNEFEDDETLRLIPKCDHVFHPECIDEWLASHTTCPVCRANLEPQADDPVVELGELTAHDDVEAQHEVDCDSAPDHHNSDGQQEEVDPEVVNVNQTLNRNRTRGRSSRFRRLFPRSHSTGHSLVQPGEDTERFTLRLPVEVRKQIINRKLHRSTSVLVLPREGSSRRGPRMGDSGSNNRVRSYKRLEPLDRTFKSERWVFSRAPSFLTRMLSVKSPKVAVNVGEGPSAQPTEPVFTRSGSVRPAV